A window of the Parabacteroides merdae ATCC 43184 genome harbors these coding sequences:
- a CDS encoding FKBP-type peptidyl-prolyl cis-trans isomerase produces the protein MDKISYALGLSIGNNFQNSGINNLQVEDFVKGLKDVLNEAQPEISYDEAKQVINDYFMNLQKERLELNKKAGEEFLNINKGKAGVVTLPSGLQYQVLKQGEGAKPTASDKVKCHYHGTLINGTVFDSSVQRGEPAVFGVSQVIPGWVEALQLMPVGSKWRLFIPSNLAYGEHGAGDAIEPNSALVFDVELLDIVK, from the coding sequence ATGGATAAGATTAGTTACGCACTTGGCTTAAGTATCGGGAATAATTTCCAGAACTCGGGCATTAATAATCTTCAGGTTGAGGATTTTGTAAAAGGGTTGAAGGATGTGCTGAATGAAGCACAACCGGAAATCAGTTACGATGAAGCAAAGCAGGTTATCAACGACTACTTCATGAATCTTCAGAAAGAAAGACTGGAGCTTAATAAGAAGGCCGGAGAGGAATTCTTGAATATCAATAAGGGAAAAGCCGGAGTCGTTACGTTACCCAGTGGTTTGCAGTATCAAGTGTTGAAGCAAGGTGAAGGAGCCAAGCCGACTGCTTCCGACAAAGTAAAATGCCATTATCATGGAACATTGATCAACGGAACGGTATTTGACAGTTCTGTACAGCGTGGCGAGCCCGCTGTGTTCGGAGTGTCGCAAGTGATTCCGGGATGGGTGGAGGCGCTGCAGTTGATGCCGGTAGGTTCTAAATGGCGTCTTTTTATTCCTTCCAATCTGGCCTACGGCGAGCATGGTGCGGGCGATGCGATTGAACCGAACAGCGCATTGGTTTTTGACGTTGAATTGTTGGACATAGTAAAATAA
- a CDS encoding FKBP-type peptidyl-prolyl cis-trans isomerase, with amino-acid sequence MKKISVLVATVIVAMGITSCGDSHKSASLKTAADSVSYAIGISTGAGYKENLKTLPGDPANVDDLIAGFIQAIKGDSSAMKMTPQAAQAYVQTYFMEASARDAKKTKEEGEKFLAENKTKKDVITTESGLQYQVVTEGKGAKPTADDKVKVHYTGTLLDGTKFDSTMDRGGEPAEFPVGGVIKGWTEVLQLMPVGSKYIVWVPSELAYGERGAGQDIKPNSTLKFEIELLDIVKDSTADKK; translated from the coding sequence ATGAAAAAGATTAGTGTATTGGTTGCTACAGTGATTGTAGCTATGGGTATTACATCATGTGGTGATTCACACAAAAGCGCATCTCTGAAGACTGCCGCAGATAGCGTGAGCTATGCCATCGGTATCAGCACAGGTGCAGGTTACAAAGAAAATTTGAAGACTTTGCCGGGCGATCCTGCTAACGTTGATGATCTGATTGCCGGCTTTATCCAGGCTATCAAGGGCGATTCTTCCGCTATGAAGATGACTCCGCAGGCTGCTCAGGCTTATGTTCAGACTTACTTCATGGAAGCCTCTGCAAGAGATGCCAAGAAGACGAAAGAAGAAGGCGAAAAGTTCTTGGCTGAAAACAAAACGAAGAAAGACGTTATCACGACTGAAAGTGGTTTGCAGTATCAGGTAGTTACGGAAGGTAAAGGTGCAAAGCCGACTGCCGACGATAAGGTGAAAGTTCACTACACTGGTACTTTATTGGACGGAACTAAATTCGACAGCACGATGGATCGTGGCGGTGAACCGGCAGAGTTCCCGGTTGGCGGCGTAATCAAGGGCTGGACGGAAGTGCTGCAGTTGATGCCGGTAGGTTCCAAATATATCGTTTGGGTTCCTTCTGAGTTGGCTTATGGCGAACGTGGCGCAGGACAGGATATCAAACCGAACAGTACACTGAAATTCGAAATCGAGCTGCTGGATATCGTAAAAGACAGCACTGCTGACAAAAAATAA
- a CDS encoding Lrp/AsnC family transcriptional regulator, whose protein sequence is MEKIDKLDRQILNIISKNARIPFKDVAEECGVSRAAIHQRVQRMIDMNVIVGSGYHINPKILGYNTCTYIGVKLERGSMYKDVVPEFEKIPEVVECHFTTGPYTMLIKLYARDNEHLMELLNAQIQEIPGVTATETLISLRQSVKREIPICDISE, encoded by the coding sequence ATGGAGAAGATAGACAAACTGGACCGGCAGATATTGAACATTATTTCAAAGAATGCCAGGATTCCTTTTAAGGATGTGGCCGAAGAATGCGGTGTTTCGCGTGCTGCCATTCATCAACGGGTACAACGCATGATTGATATGAATGTGATCGTTGGGTCAGGCTATCATATTAATCCGAAGATTTTGGGTTATAACACATGTACTTATATCGGTGTAAAACTGGAACGAGGTTCGATGTACAAAGACGTGGTTCCCGAATTCGAGAAGATACCGGAAGTGGTTGAATGTCATTTTACGACCGGACCGTATACGATGCTGATCAAGTTATATGCACGCGACAATGAGCATTTGATGGAGTTGCTGAACGCACAGATACAGGAAATACCGGGTGTGACCGCTACGGAAACGCTTATCTCGTTGCGCCAGAGTGTAAAGCGTGAAATCCCTATTTGTGATATTTCCGAATAA
- a CDS encoding S8 family peptidase, producing the protein MSKYLSILFLCCLPTWLWAGENYRFRVYLKDKGDDGFRVEEPEAYLSRQAIERRAKNDIAVTDADFPISRSYIAMLSETGATPVVQSKWFATVVVESPDSTVAEQLQQLAIVDSVKWIWKGNLRVPAEEKWEDRFVSEDEPLHNEYGYSYKQIKMLNGTKLHEAGFRGEGMRVAVIDAGFMNADRVSAFDSLRLLGTHNVVFPGKSVFVGDDHGTKVLSCLAADIPGVMVGTAPKASYLLLKSEDSDSEYPVEEDYWTAAVEYADSAGVDVISSSLGYFAFDTDELSYDQDALDGRTAMISRAANLAADKGILVFCSAGNEGSGDWEKITFPSDAGGIFTVGAIDEDKKKSGFSSVGFTADGRVKPDAVALGTSSCVIGPDGNVRYANGTSFATPILAGMGVCLWQSLPWLNNREMIELLHRSSSQYKHPDTELGYGIPDFYKAYKKERKNGVRSK; encoded by the coding sequence ATGTCAAAATATTTGTCCATACTGTTTCTTTGTTGTCTTCCAACCTGGTTATGGGCGGGGGAGAATTATCGTTTTCGTGTCTATTTGAAAGACAAAGGGGATGACGGCTTCCGGGTGGAGGAGCCCGAAGCCTATCTTTCCAGGCAAGCGATCGAGCGGAGGGCAAAAAATGATATCGCTGTGACGGATGCTGATTTTCCCATATCCCGGTCATATATTGCAATGTTGTCTGAGACAGGTGCGACCCCTGTTGTGCAAAGCAAATGGTTTGCGACTGTCGTGGTGGAAAGTCCCGATAGTACGGTGGCTGAACAGTTGCAACAGCTGGCAATTGTTGATTCCGTCAAGTGGATTTGGAAAGGGAACCTGCGGGTTCCGGCCGAGGAAAAGTGGGAAGATCGTTTTGTGTCGGAGGATGAACCGCTACATAATGAATATGGCTATTCCTATAAACAGATCAAGATGCTGAATGGTACTAAATTACATGAAGCAGGTTTTCGGGGTGAAGGAATGCGGGTGGCCGTAATTGATGCCGGTTTTATGAATGCGGATCGGGTGTCGGCTTTCGATTCGCTCAGGTTATTAGGAACGCACAATGTCGTATTTCCTGGTAAAAGTGTGTTTGTCGGGGACGATCACGGGACAAAGGTCCTTTCCTGTCTCGCCGCCGATATTCCGGGTGTGATGGTCGGGACTGCCCCGAAAGCCTCTTACCTGTTGCTTAAGAGTGAGGACAGCGATTCCGAATATCCCGTCGAGGAAGACTATTGGACTGCCGCTGTTGAATATGCGGACAGTGCTGGTGTGGACGTGATCTCTTCGTCGCTTGGGTATTTTGCTTTTGATACGGATGAACTGTCGTACGACCAGGATGCCTTGGATGGTAGGACCGCTATGATCAGCCGAGCGGCTAACTTGGCTGCCGATAAAGGGATACTTGTCTTTTGCAGTGCCGGTAATGAAGGAAGCGGCGATTGGGAAAAGATCACGTTCCCATCAGACGCAGGCGGGATCTTTACGGTCGGTGCGATAGATGAAGATAAAAAGAAAAGCGGTTTCAGTTCCGTTGGCTTTACTGCCGACGGGCGTGTGAAACCGGATGCCGTAGCATTAGGTACGAGTAGCTGCGTAATTGGGCCGGACGGCAATGTCAGGTATGCGAACGGGACCTCTTTTGCCACGCCTATCCTTGCCGGGATGGGAGTTTGCCTTTGGCAATCATTGCCGTGGTTGAATAACAGGGAGATGATCGAACTGCTGCATCGCTCGTCCAGTCAATATAAACATCCGGATACGGAGTTAGGATACGGTATTCCCGATTTCTATAAAGCATATAAGAAGGAAAGGAAAAATGGGGTACGGTCAAAATAA
- the xseA gene encoding exodeoxyribonuclease VII large subunit, with translation MGYGQNNQNQERQAFSLLELNNRVKGVILNAFPETCWVRAEMSDVRTNAASGHCYLEFIEKNAITGQLVAKARGSIWAKTFRMLKPYFEMETGQIFASGLKVLVKVSIEFHELYGYSLTVLDIDPAYTLGDMIRKRMEIIRQLKEEGVFTLNKELPLPTLPKRIAVITSPTAAGYEDFLNQLANNKAGYPFYPKLFPALMQGERTEESVIAALDRVYRHADCFDVVVIIRGGGATSDLNSFDSYLLAANCAQFPLPIITGIGHERDDTILDMVAHTRMKTPTAVAEFLIGQMDKAAGEVEELQQDVCSLATEILSRQKNFLQSLGSRLPVLAINRIERNRSLLQRIGMQLPTDAHAFLNQWASKLEAMQVRLANRAESSLAERSRFVQLTEQFIKMASPDYVLKRGYSLTLKDGKIIKQADGLVVGDELITCFADGEVRSKVLKK, from the coding sequence ATGGGGTACGGTCAAAATAATCAGAATCAGGAGCGGCAGGCGTTTTCTTTGCTGGAGCTGAACAACCGGGTGAAAGGGGTTATCCTGAATGCATTCCCGGAGACGTGCTGGGTGCGTGCCGAGATGAGTGACGTGCGTACGAATGCAGCATCTGGGCATTGTTATCTGGAGTTTATCGAAAAGAACGCGATAACCGGCCAGCTGGTTGCAAAGGCACGCGGTTCCATCTGGGCGAAAACATTCCGGATGCTGAAACCTTATTTTGAGATGGAAACCGGGCAGATATTTGCCTCCGGGTTGAAAGTATTGGTGAAAGTGTCGATCGAGTTTCACGAACTTTACGGGTATAGCCTGACCGTGCTGGATATCGATCCGGCCTATACGTTGGGAGACATGATCCGGAAACGGATGGAAATCATCCGGCAATTGAAGGAAGAGGGCGTTTTCACACTGAATAAGGAATTGCCGTTGCCAACGTTGCCGAAGCGGATCGCTGTCATCACTTCGCCAACGGCTGCCGGATACGAAGACTTCCTGAACCAGTTGGCAAACAACAAGGCCGGCTATCCTTTCTATCCGAAACTGTTTCCGGCTCTTATGCAGGGCGAACGGACGGAAGAGTCCGTGATTGCGGCATTGGACCGGGTGTACCGCCATGCCGACTGTTTCGATGTGGTCGTGATTATCCGGGGCGGTGGTGCTACTTCGGACCTGAATAGTTTTGATTCCTATCTCTTGGCGGCAAATTGTGCACAATTCCCGCTTCCTATTATAACCGGTATCGGGCATGAACGCGATGACACGATCTTGGATATGGTAGCTCATACACGGATGAAGACACCGACGGCCGTAGCCGAGTTCCTGATCGGGCAGATGGACAAAGCTGCCGGGGAGGTGGAAGAGTTACAACAGGACGTTTGTTCGTTGGCAACTGAGATCCTGTCCAGGCAAAAGAACTTCCTGCAATCATTAGGAAGTCGTCTGCCTGTCCTGGCAATAAACCGGATCGAGCGGAATCGTTCGCTTCTCCAACGGATAGGTATGCAATTGCCAACGGATGCCCATGCATTTCTAAACCAGTGGGCATCGAAGTTGGAAGCGATGCAGGTGCGTTTGGCAAACCGTGCGGAGAGTAGTTTGGCAGAGCGGAGCCGTTTTGTCCAGTTGACCGAACAGTTTATCAAGATGGCTTCTCCCGACTATGTATTGAAGCGGGGTTACAGTTTGACGCTGAAGGACGGCAAGATCATCAAACAGGCTGACGGACTGGTTGTCGGCGACGAATTGATAACCTGTTTTGCAGACGGTGAAGTACGTTCGAAAGTACTGAAGAAATAA
- the xseB gene encoding exodeoxyribonuclease VII small subunit: MAETYNEAVEKLRKIVADIENGDLDVDILSEKVKEATRLIKLCKEKLYKADEEVKKVLEELE, encoded by the coding sequence ATGGCAGAAACATATAATGAAGCAGTAGAGAAACTCCGTAAGATCGTTGCCGATATAGAGAATGGCGATCTGGACGTTGATATTCTTTCTGAAAAGGTAAAGGAAGCGACCCGATTGATCAAATTGTGTAAGGAGAAACTTTACAAGGCAGACGAGGAGGTCAAGAAAGTTTTGGAGGAACTGGAATGA
- a CDS encoding 2-C-methyl-D-erythritol 4-phosphate cytidylyltransferase, with amino-acid sequence MKRYVLIVAGGRGLRMGSDLPKQFIPMEGKPVLMHTLEAFHRWDASAGLILVLPEDHQPYWKMLCREIGCKVPHRIANGGETRFHSVRNGLHFLSDEIGNLSGGDEKTWVAVHDGVRPFVAPEVIDRCFAEAEVSGAAIPVVPVVDSLREFSGGSSRPVDRSRYQAVQTPQVFDYDLLLKAYEQPYSELFTDDASVVEAWGHTVKTVPGNRENIKITTPFDLLVAKALLAK; translated from the coding sequence ATGAAGAGATATGTCTTGATAGTCGCCGGAGGTCGCGGGCTGCGTATGGGAAGCGACTTGCCGAAGCAGTTTATCCCGATGGAAGGAAAGCCAGTCCTGATGCATACGTTGGAGGCTTTTCACCGCTGGGACGCGTCTGCCGGTCTGATCCTGGTGCTTCCGGAAGATCACCAACCTTATTGGAAGATGCTTTGCCGGGAGATCGGTTGTAAGGTGCCGCACCGGATAGCGAACGGAGGTGAGACGCGTTTTCATTCCGTCCGGAACGGATTGCATTTCCTTTCGGATGAAATCGGAAATCTGTCTGGAGGGGATGAAAAGACGTGGGTCGCCGTTCATGATGGGGTCCGTCCTTTTGTCGCTCCCGAAGTTATCGACCGGTGTTTTGCCGAGGCTGAAGTGTCGGGTGCTGCTATCCCGGTTGTGCCTGTGGTTGATTCTCTCCGCGAGTTTTCCGGCGGGTCGAGCCGTCCGGTCGATCGTTCGCGTTATCAGGCGGTGCAAACCCCGCAGGTTTTCGATTATGATTTGCTTTTGAAAGCGTATGAACAGCCTTACTCAGAATTGTTTACCGACGATGCTTCGGTTGTGGAGGCTTGGGGGCATACGGTCAAGACTGTTCCGGGAAACCGGGAAAATATAAAGATTACGACTCCGTTCGATCTGTTGGTGGCAAAGGCGCTGCTTGCAAAATAA
- the recG gene encoding ATP-dependent DNA helicase RecG → MLDLDKRSIMYLPGVGPKKAEILQKEAGISSYEDMLFYFPYKYIDRSRFYKVAEVTGDMPYIQMKGRILFFDTVGEGRTRRLIGKFTDGTGTIDLVWFKGINYVLDKIKTGVDYIVFGKPTEFGHIYNIPHPDIDPLDQADKVANGLTPFYNTSEKMKKSFLNSRAIQNLQYTLLSGLNWTLPETLPPDVLNRIRMMSFPEAIRNVHFPESVDKLRKAQLRLKFDELFFIQLNILRTSNLRKLKLRGIVFPSVGDYFNTFYKEYLPFELTNAQKRVVREIRADMGSGRQMNRLLQGDVGSGKTLVALLSMLLAVDNHCQACMMAPTEILATQHYATVMGFLKDMDIKVALLTGSTKKKERNKILPAIASGEIQLVIGTHALIEETVVFSSLGLAIIDEQHRFGVEQRSRLWTKNAVVPHVLVMTATPIPRTLAMTLYGDLDVSVIDELPPGRKPIQTVHRYDNKKAQLYDFLRKEIGQGRQVYVVYPLIEGSEKLDYKNLEEGFETFKEVFPEYKVCMVHGKMKAADKEAEMQKFISGEAQILMATTVIEVGVNVPNASVMVIESAERFGLSQLHQLRGRVGRGAEQSYCVLVSSYKLSNETRKRLEIMVSSNNGFEIAEADLRLRGHGDLEGTRQSGEGIDLKIANLAADGQILQYARDIAQDVLNEDPDLLSEPNRILNERLKTLFAKKVNWGMIS, encoded by the coding sequence ATGCTCGATCTCGACAAACGTTCCATCATGTATCTGCCGGGCGTCGGCCCGAAAAAGGCGGAGATATTGCAGAAGGAAGCCGGTATTTCTTCGTATGAAGACATGCTGTTCTACTTTCCGTACAAATACATTGACCGTAGTCGTTTCTACAAGGTGGCAGAAGTGACCGGGGATATGCCTTATATACAGATGAAAGGGCGTATCTTGTTTTTCGACACGGTAGGTGAAGGGCGTACAAGGCGGTTGATCGGGAAATTCACGGATGGGACGGGCACAATCGACTTGGTCTGGTTCAAAGGGATTAACTATGTTTTGGACAAGATCAAGACTGGCGTTGATTATATCGTATTTGGCAAACCGACCGAGTTCGGGCATATCTATAATATTCCCCATCCGGATATAGACCCTCTGGATCAAGCGGATAAGGTTGCCAACGGGCTGACACCGTTCTATAATACGTCCGAGAAGATGAAAAAGTCGTTCCTCAATTCGCGGGCGATTCAGAATTTGCAGTACACTTTGTTGAGCGGTTTGAACTGGACGTTGCCTGAAACTCTTCCTCCGGATGTCTTGAACCGTATCCGGATGATGTCGTTCCCGGAAGCGATACGGAATGTGCATTTTCCCGAATCGGTCGATAAATTGCGGAAAGCGCAATTGCGCCTTAAGTTTGACGAACTGTTTTTCATCCAGTTGAATATTCTCCGCACTTCCAACCTGCGCAAACTGAAGTTGAGAGGGATTGTCTTTCCTTCCGTTGGAGATTATTTCAATACGTTCTATAAAGAATATCTACCTTTCGAACTGACGAATGCGCAGAAACGTGTTGTTCGTGAGATTCGTGCCGATATGGGAAGCGGGCGTCAGATGAATCGCCTTTTGCAGGGAGATGTGGGAAGCGGGAAGACTTTGGTCGCTTTGCTCTCCATGCTGTTGGCGGTCGATAACCATTGCCAGGCTTGTATGATGGCGCCGACGGAGATTCTGGCAACCCAGCATTATGCGACAGTCATGGGGTTCCTGAAAGATATGGATATAAAAGTGGCCTTGCTGACCGGCTCAACGAAAAAGAAGGAGCGGAATAAGATATTGCCGGCTATCGCGAGCGGGGAGATCCAACTCGTGATCGGGACACATGCTTTGATTGAAGAAACAGTTGTCTTCTCCTCTCTCGGTCTGGCGATTATAGACGAACAGCACCGCTTCGGGGTGGAACAGCGTTCTCGGTTGTGGACGAAAAATGCGGTTGTCCCTCATGTCCTGGTGATGACCGCGACACCTATTCCCCGTACGCTTGCCATGACTTTATACGGCGATCTGGACGTCTCGGTGATCGATGAGTTGCCACCCGGACGCAAACCGATCCAGACCGTGCACCGCTATGATAACAAGAAAGCGCAACTTTACGACTTTCTCCGTAAGGAAATCGGACAGGGCCGGCAGGTCTATGTCGTTTATCCTTTGATCGAAGGCAGTGAGAAGTTGGATTATAAGAACTTGGAAGAGGGGTTCGAGACATTCAAAGAAGTTTTCCCTGAATATAAGGTATGTATGGTTCACGGAAAGATGAAAGCGGCCGACAAAGAGGCGGAAATGCAGAAGTTTATTTCCGGCGAGGCGCAGATATTGATGGCGACGACCGTGATAGAGGTTGGCGTGAACGTGCCGAACGCTTCCGTGATGGTCATCGAAAGCGCCGAACGTTTCGGTCTTTCCCAGTTGCATCAGCTTCGTGGACGGGTGGGACGTGGAGCGGAGCAGTCATATTGTGTGCTTGTCTCTTCCTATAAACTGAGCAACGAGACACGCAAGCGCTTGGAAATAATGGTGAGCAGCAATAACGGATTTGAGATTGCCGAGGCCGATTTGCGTCTGCGGGGCCATGGTGATCTGGAAGGGACGCGTCAGAGCGGAGAAGGGATAGACCTTAAGATCGCGAACTTGGCAGCCGATGGACAAATCCTTCAGTATGCGCGTGATATAGCTCAGGATGTTTTGAACGAAGACCCCGATTTGTTATCCGAACCTAATCGGATATTGAACGAACGCCTGAAAACTCTCTTCGCAAAGAAGGTAAACTGGGGAATGATCAGCTAA
- a CDS encoding peptidoglycan DD-metalloendopeptidase family protein, whose amino-acid sequence MKIRALLFICCTTILVSAVEAKIKEDEGAPKQIVHIEKMDKRVSELMADRVNIRKNMELKELATLSEIEMEEKENLMFPADELYGSNWENRWVDPFRGAAKVNFPDSFAIDCSSFVYPIAIDSMARITSKYGPRRRRMHKGIDLKVLKGDTIRAAFNGKVRIKAFERRGYGYYVVLRHPNGLETIYGHLSKILVEENQIVRAGETIGLGGNTGRSTGSHLHFETRFLGQAINPAEIIDFENGVPHQDTYVFHNVKINGRRSNIYTSSSDRLVYHRVKSGDTLGKIARIYGTSVNELCRLNGLKSTSVLRIGQSIRCSAGAVTSAKAGTSKPAASASVKQTVKTTVAADAAAVASINQTSDAGRQEATPVYHRVKSGDTLGAIAAKYGTTVSKLCELNGITKTTILKLGRSLRCS is encoded by the coding sequence ATGAAGATACGAGCATTACTGTTTATTTGTTGTACCACTATTCTGGTATCAGCTGTTGAAGCTAAGATAAAAGAAGATGAAGGAGCTCCGAAGCAAATCGTTCATATTGAAAAGATGGATAAGCGTGTTTCCGAATTGATGGCAGACCGTGTTAATATCCGGAAGAATATGGAACTGAAGGAACTTGCGACCCTCAGCGAGATCGAAATGGAAGAAAAGGAGAACTTGATGTTTCCCGCTGATGAATTGTACGGGTCCAATTGGGAGAACCGTTGGGTTGATCCGTTTCGGGGAGCTGCGAAGGTCAATTTTCCGGATTCGTTTGCGATAGACTGTTCCTCCTTTGTCTATCCTATCGCCATTGATTCTATGGCAAGGATCACCTCTAAATATGGTCCCCGTCGTCGTCGTATGCATAAAGGAATAGATTTGAAGGTGTTGAAGGGCGATACGATCCGTGCCGCTTTTAACGGTAAGGTTCGTATCAAGGCTTTCGAACGTCGCGGATATGGCTATTACGTGGTGCTTCGTCATCCGAATGGATTGGAAACGATCTATGGACATTTGTCTAAGATTTTGGTTGAAGAAAACCAGATCGTACGTGCAGGCGAGACGATCGGATTAGGCGGTAACACGGGACGATCTACCGGTTCTCATCTCCACTTTGAAACCCGCTTTTTAGGACAAGCCATTAATCCGGCTGAAATCATTGACTTCGAAAATGGCGTCCCTCATCAGGATACTTATGTTTTCCATAACGTAAAAATCAACGGGCGCAGAAGCAATATCTATACTTCTTCTTCCGATCGGCTGGTTTATCATCGTGTGAAATCGGGTGATACGTTGGGCAAGATTGCCCGAATATATGGAACCAGCGTGAATGAATTGTGTCGTCTGAACGGTCTGAAAAGCACGTCTGTCTTGCGGATCGGACAGTCTATTCGTTGCAGTGCCGGCGCGGTCACCTCTGCTAAAGCCGGAACGTCGAAACCGGCTGCTTCTGCTAGCGTAAAGCAAACCGTGAAGACTACGGTCGCGGCAGATGCTGCAGCTGTCGCTTCTATCAACCAGACTTCTGATGCCGGGCGGCAAGAGGCTACTCCGGTTTACCATCGTGTGAAATCAGGCGATACGTTGGGGGCTATTGCCGCTAAATATGGTACGACAGTCTCTAAGCTTTGTGAATTGAATGGCATTACGAAAACGACGATTCTGAAATTGGGCCGTTCGCTTCGCTGTTCTTGA
- a CDS encoding DUF1599 domain-containing protein, translating into MADTKEQFEKVISQCRELFEKKLKDYGPSWRIMRPQSLTDQIFIKANRIRSLEIKGVSMVDEGIRPEFVAIVNYGVIGLIQLAKGFADTTDISNEEALALYDKYITATKELMYAKNHDYGEAWRGMRISSYTDLILMKLYRTKQIESHGGKTIVSEGIDANYMDMINYALFGLIKLEYGEETVEN; encoded by the coding sequence ATGGCTGATACGAAGGAACAATTCGAAAAAGTAATATCCCAATGCCGGGAACTGTTTGAAAAGAAGTTGAAAGATTACGGTCCCTCGTGGCGAATCATGCGTCCGCAGTCGCTGACCGACCAGATATTTATTAAGGCAAACCGGATTCGCAGCCTTGAGATAAAAGGAGTGAGCATGGTGGATGAAGGTATCCGTCCTGAGTTTGTCGCAATCGTGAACTATGGGGTTATCGGCTTGATACAATTGGCAAAAGGATTTGCCGATACGACGGATATAAGCAATGAAGAAGCGCTGGCCTTGTATGATAAATACATCACGGCAACCAAAGAGCTGATGTATGCCAAGAACCATGATTACGGTGAGGCATGGCGCGGCATGCGTATCAGTTCCTATACGGATCTGATCCTGATGAAACTTTATCGTACGAAGCAGATCGAGAGCCACGGAGGCAAGACGATCGTGTCCGAAGGCATCGATGCCAACTATATGGACATGATCAACTATGCGTTATTCGGCCTAATCAAGCTGGAGTACGGAGAAGAAACAGTTGAAAATTGA
- a CDS encoding BT_3928 family protein, with the protein MEVKNKNAVLKILAELCRLLIGVVFIFSGFVKAVDPMGGAIKIGEYLASFGLDMLQPFTVLLSFNLSAIEFALGVCMLLGVYRRYVSFLILIFMAFMTPLTLYLALFDPVSDCGCFGDALVISNWETFFKNIVLSLAAIVTFIYNQRLFQCFTFRAYWFVALYAYLFGVGFAYYNYNHLPVIDFRPYKIGANIPKLMEMPEEAPQDEYKYTFVYEKDGVKKEFSLEDYPANDSSWTFVDSKTELVKKGYQPPVAAFNIYNGKGDDVTEEIIGNPGPVLLLVAPKLEEADDEQMDEINGVYDYALEHDIPFYCVTGSSPEAIDTWSDNTGAEYPFRMADEVLLKTIIRSNPGLVLLKGGTILGKWHYNDIPAEEEVKAVMDRCLDESNIKSKEDGTLATNLLTFTVPLLLVWMYDLLRFRRKRKEKK; encoded by the coding sequence TTGGAAGTGAAGAATAAGAATGCCGTTTTAAAGATATTGGCAGAATTGTGCCGCTTGCTGATCGGAGTTGTATTTATCTTCTCCGGTTTTGTCAAGGCGGTCGATCCGATGGGCGGGGCGATCAAGATCGGTGAATACCTGGCTTCCTTCGGACTGGATATGTTGCAGCCTTTTACGGTATTGTTGTCTTTCAACCTTTCGGCAATCGAGTTTGCGCTCGGTGTCTGTATGCTGCTGGGAGTGTACCGGCGGTATGTCTCTTTTCTTATCTTGATATTTATGGCGTTTATGACGCCGTTGACTTTGTATCTGGCCCTTTTCGATCCCGTATCGGATTGCGGTTGTTTTGGGGATGCGCTGGTGATCTCCAATTGGGAAACGTTCTTTAAGAATATCGTACTCTCTCTTGCCGCTATTGTTACGTTTATTTATAACCAGCGCTTGTTCCAGTGCTTTACTTTCCGGGCATATTGGTTTGTCGCTTTGTATGCTTACCTGTTCGGTGTCGGTTTCGCTTATTATAATTACAATCATCTGCCTGTAATCGATTTCCGTCCGTATAAGATCGGTGCGAATATACCGAAGTTGATGGAAATGCCCGAAGAGGCTCCGCAGGATGAATACAAGTACACGTTTGTGTATGAAAAAGACGGCGTGAAGAAAGAGTTTTCGCTTGAAGACTATCCGGCAAACGACAGTAGCTGGACATTTGTGGATTCGAAGACGGAATTGGTCAAGAAGGGCTATCAGCCTCCTGTTGCCGCTTTCAATATTTACAATGGAAAGGGAGATGATGTGACGGAAGAGATCATCGGAAACCCCGGTCCGGTTTTGCTGCTTGTCGCTCCGAAGCTGGAAGAAGCGGACGACGAGCAGATGGATGAGATCAACGGCGTGTATGACTATGCGCTCGAACATGATATCCCGTTCTATTGCGTGACAGGTTCTTCGCCGGAGGCGATCGATACCTGGAGCGACAATACAGGGGCCGAATATCCTTTCCGGATGGCGGACGAGGTACTGCTTAAGACGATTATCCGTTCCAACCCCGGTCTGGTGCTGCTGAAAGGCGGTACGATACTGGGCAAATGGCACTACAACGATATTCCGGCTGAGGAAGAGGTCAAGGCGGTTATGGATCGCTGCTTGGACGAGAGCAATATAAAAAGTAAAGAAGATGGGACCCTTGCAACCAACCTATTGACTTTTACCGTACCTTTGCTGCTTGTTTGGATGTATGACCTGCTGCGTTTCAGACGCAAACGGAAAGAAAAGAAATAA